One Salvelinus namaycush isolate Seneca chromosome 29, SaNama_1.0, whole genome shotgun sequence genomic region harbors:
- the LOC120024535 gene encoding 4-galactosyl-N-acetylglucosaminide 3-alpha-L-fucosyltransferase 9-like, with product MLSSTFLTGALRIFLVGILCLGGFVTLFCMYYKSALDCTPQPHYSKRPENRSLSKKQPAPDKPIMLLWFWPENREFDFSDCATFFNIDGCHLTDDRSLYNKADGVLIFHKSIKYDLSNLPPSPRPPFQKWIWYHVESPTNTIRIPGLENLFNLTLSYREDADIPVRWRLTARKGQGEDFVLPKKDKLVCWIVSNNDPNTGTGVRNNYYRELVKHIKVELFGTAFARFLKYEDYYSTLSSCKFYLSFENSVHKDYITEKLNGPLAAGTVPVVLGPPRQNYEDFVPGDSFIHVNDFPDAKALAEFLLKLDKDDEAYLRYFQWRRNFSAQQHLVQLSQEFTQAICYACDHIGKHWEYRVVHDIYKWHFG from the coding sequence ATGCTGTCAAGTACTTTCCTTACAGGAGCTTTGCGTATCTTCCTGGTAGGGATCCTCTGTCTAGGAGGATTTGTGACACTGTTTTGCATGTATTACAAATCAGCTCTGGACTGCACTCCTCAGCCTCATTACTCAAAGCGACCTGAGAACAGATCCTTGTCTAAGAAGCAGCCAGCGCCAGACAAGCCCATCATGCTGTTGTGGTTCTGGCCTGAAAACCGCGAGTTTGATTTTAGCGATTGTGCCACTTTCTTCAACATTGATGGCTGCCACCTGACAGATGACAGGTCTCTGTACAACAAGGCAGACGGGGTGCTCATCTTTCACAAATCCATCAAATACGATTTATCCAACTTGCCTCCATCACCTCGACCACCATTCCAGAAGTGGATTTGGTATCATGTGGAATCACCTACAAACACAATTAGGATACCTGGTCTAGAGAACCTTTTCAACTTGACCTTGAGTTATAGGGAAGACGCAGACATCCCTGTTCGTTGGCGTTTGACCGCAAGGAAAGGCCAGGGTGAAGACTTTGTGCTGCCAAAGAAGGATAAATTAGTTTGCTGGATTGTGAGCAACAATGACCCTAACACTGGAACAGGGGTACGGAATAACTATTACAGAGAACTTGTAAAACACATTAAGGTGGAACTCTTTGGCACAGCCTTTGCTAGATTCTTGAAATATGAGGACTACTACTCAACACTCTCCAGCTGTAAGTTTTACCTCTCCTTTGAGAACTCAGTCCACAAAGACTACATCACAGAGAAGCTTAACGGACCACTTGCAGCAGGAACTGTGCCAGTGGTATTGGGCCCACCGAGACAGAACTATGAAGACTTTGTCCCAGGAGATTCCTTCATCCATGTTAATGACTTTCCCGATGCAAAAGCACTGGCTGAATTCCTCCTCAAGTTGGACAAGGATGATGAGGCATATCTGCGCTACTTTCAGTGGCGTAGAAACTTCTCTGCTCAGCAACATCTGGTTCAACTGAGTCAAGAGTTCACGCAAGCTATTTGCTATGCCTGTGACCACATAGGCAAACATTGGGAGTACAGGGTTGTTCACGATATTTACAAATGGCATTTTGGTTAA